TTTCTCAGGTAAATTAGAAAGAAAGTGATCAGGAGAAACAACAGGAAGGAAATAGCCCCTATCTCGATAAAACGTCCGAATTCCGATCTATAAATGTCTTTTAGGGATCTCTCAATGATGACCGTCCACCCGATGTCCCCCCCGGGAACAACGGTGAGATAACTTTTCTCATGATCTTTCTGCTGATCGTTCATTTCGATCTGCTGTTTTTTTTCCTTTACCACCGTTTCAAGGATCGGGAAAAAGCGATAATCCGTAATGTTTTCACGATAAGGAAATTTGTTGCTGTAAAGGATCTTCCCCGTCCGGTCGATCACGTTCACGGTCGTATAGGGGCTAAAAGTCACCTTCTGGATGGCGTCCACAAGAAAACCAAGTCGTTGGGAGCTTGCGAGTATCCCGATAGGCCTTTCTTTTTCATCGACTATAGGGACGCATACGGCTACCGCCAGCGGCTTGTCCCCGACGATCAGTTTAAAGACGGTGGAAATGTAAGGCTTCCAATGGGTACTTATTCCTTTATACCAGTCACGGTACGACAGGTCCTTCCCGATAGATTCCGGAAACGAAGGTAAATTCACCCAGAGGATTCCCCGTTTATCCGTGACGAAGGTCAGATCGATTTCGGCATTCTTTTTGAGGTCGGACAGGTGCCTGTGAACGCCAGCAACGTCCTTATTCTTCACGGCAGCGATGAACAGGGGCCGGTGAGCATAGGACTGGATGATTCCGATGGTTGCTTTGTTGTGCTCCAGGATGAGGTCTGCGAGTAGATTTGCAGTTGTTTTATCAGCAGTCAGGGCATTGTGCCTTGCGGTTTCAAATTGCCGCCAGCCCAGAAAAATGGCAATCCCAAAGATTAAAACGAATAAGACGCCGGCGGTGAACCATATTGAATAAGGCTTGGATAGCCAGTCGCCTGGATGCCCGTTGCCGGGATGAGGAGAATCAGGATAAGAAGATCGGTTGCGCATTTTCATGATCATAATCCTATAGTTAGTTTACTTCCGGCAATGGTCTTCAAATTCAGGCTGTGCGCCATAGCGATCGTCGCCCTACTTGTTACTCAACAGGCCACTGGGGAACGGCATTGTCGATTTTCTCCATCAATTCGATGGTTTTTTGCAAGGCCGCCACGACGTGCTGATAATGGGTGAGGTCGTCATAGGAGAGCTGCCGCCCTTGCCGGTCCTTGAGCCATTTGTCGAGCACCTGGTAGCCGCCGATGTGAAACTCCCACACTTCCGGCGCTACATCTTCGAAATATTGGCTTTTGTTGATGTTGACCCGCCCCGGTCGGTCGGCTTGGGGCGGCGCGTAATGGGGATAGCCTTTTTCTACCCGGTTATCTCCGGCGACGGGATAACGGGTGCTGAATTCAGCCACCTGCGGCGATTCGAGCAGGTGCAGACCGACCAGCTCTTTCCCCAACCCGCAGAGCGTCTGGAACAACGTCGCATCCGCCGTGAGCGGCACGCGGGGGAAATCGATCTTGAGAAATTCCGCGTAGCGGTTGCGGTAGGTGGGGCTGTGGAAAAGGGCGTAAATATAATAGAAGATGTCTTCCGGGCCAAACGTCGTCTGCAAATCTCCGGCGGCGTTCGGGATGAAGGTAAGACCCAGCTTTTGCGCCATTTCCGCCACAAACTTTGGGTCGAGATTGGGTGTGCGCCCACCGTGGGCGTCATCGGCGGGCCAGGGGGCGACGTCGAGCAGACTGCTTTGTTTGGCGGCGGCTGCGGTGGGGTAGAGGTAGAGAGGGAAAACTTGGTTTGCTTCACGGCTCTTGGTGGAAATAACACAATCATTAGCGGGTGTTTTGGCAACCCAGGCGTGCCTGTAACCAACGGTTCCTTGCTGCCTTGAGGATAAGATACAAAGATTTTCTTTCCCAGCAACGTGCTCTTTCAACTCACGCCGGGGGCGATCGATAACTATTTCAGTAAAATAAGCGTATCGCTGATCACAAGGGCGATAGCTGCATTTTATTAAATAACTTGCCCAATTGGCATTATTGCGCAATTCGATACGGGCTTTTGCGAGTTGCCAACCTGTGTTATCTCTCAAGTTATATTTTTGGCGGAATTCTTCATCAGTCAGGCTTGTATCCCGCATTTCCTCTATACGCCGACGCAAAACATCATAGTCAAAATCCACAGCAAAATCATCCCGATGGGTTTGAAAACCTAATACATTCACGGGAATAACATCCGTGATTTTCCAGCCTTGGTTATACTCCCCAAGCAAATCCACATTCTGCGGTGAAAACAGATAAAAAGGCGACTGCGGCTTTAGCAGCTGCCAATCGGTTTTCTCCACATCCTGCGCAAAAAGCTGTTCATACTTTTTGGCCCGCGTTCCCGTCAAATCGGCGTGGTACACATTAGCGGGGCCATTTTTGCCGGGCTGTTTGACAAAAATGCCGATCGCCACGCCCTGTTGAATGTCAAAGACGTTTTCATCCTTGCCGCCGTCGGGAGCGGTTTCGCGTTTTTTGGCGTTGCCGTGCAAGTTGAGGATATAAATATCCGTAAACGTCTGCATTAATGATTGGCGCATCCCGCGAAAGGTGGGATTGTCCAGATAACCGTGGTTCGTGATAAAGGCCAGAATGCCCTGACCGCTTTGTTCGATGCGCCACTGGCCGAAGCGGATGAATTTTACGTAATCGTCTTGCAGCCATTTGGGGTTGCGCTCTCCCAAAGGCTGACCGTCCACCTCGTAATAGTTGCCCGTTTTGCCGCCGTCGGGCAGTCTGCCCCTGAGCAGGCCGCTGATCCAGGCACTTTTGTTGGCGCTGTGGCCGGAATAAGGCGGGTTGCCCATGACCACGAGGACCGGCAGCCGGGTTTTCACCTCGTTCGCGGCGTTGCTCTCATCGGCCACCCACTGGGTAAAGAGGGGCAGGCCCGTCATTTCATGGGCTTCTTCCAGGGAATTGGTCAGGAAAACGCCAAGCCGTTCGCCGTCGGAGGCATGATAGGCCCACCGGTCGCGCAGGGCCTCGGGCAGGTCGCGTCCGGCAAGCTGTAAACTCAGTTTGAAGTGGGCCACGGCGTAGGGCGCCATAAGAAGTTCAAAACCAAACAGCCGGGGCAGCAGGTGATTTTTGACATAGCCGGGCCACATACCGGCGTTCCCCTGCTGCATGAACTGCCCGCGAATCTGGTCAATCACGGCGTAAAGAAATGTCCCCGTGCCCGTGGCGGGGTCCAGAATCAGCACTTTGTGGCTCTCAGTGGTTTTGCGGGGTTGCTTCTTGCCTTTCACCGTCAGGGCGGGGTCGGCGTTGGGGATGGTAATCGTGCTGCTGTCGGCCAAGCCTTGGGGGCAGTTGAAGCGGGCCTTGAGCAGGGCGTCCACGGAGCGCACAATGTAGCTGACCACGGGCTCCGGGGTGTAGTAAACGCCCCGCGCTTCCCGCAGTTTGGGATCGTAGGCGGCCAGAAAGGTTTCATAAAAGTGGACAATCGGGTCTTCCCGCCGGGTGCGGCGGCCAAAATCGGTGAGCACCGCTTCCATATCCGTGTGGTTCAGCAGATCAACCAGATCGTTCACAAAACTGGCAAACGGTTCATCGTCAAGCTGGGGGCCCGTAATTTGAATGAAAAAATCCCGTAAAAAGGGGTTTGATTTGGGAATGAGGTATTGCGCTCGCTGCCGGGTGAAGACGGCGGCGGTATCGTCCATCATGCGGGCCGTGAATAGGCCGTAAGCCAGGGTTTGCGCAAACATATCGGCAAATTCAGACGTTTTTTCGGGCAGGTTCAGGTCGGCCAGCAGGACCCGGGCAAAGGCCTCGCGCCAACCTTGCAGCAGCAGGGACGCCTGGCCCGTGGCAAAGGCGGTTATGATGATGTCGCGGACAATGTGGGTGAGGCGAGCCAGGCGGCAGGCCAGGTCTTTGGGCGTGCTGACGGCCTGGGGCTCATGAACCAAAAAGTTTTGCAGCATTTCTGCAACGTCTTTCAGGCTGTCTTTTTCGATTTTTAGTTTGCCGTCGGCTTGGGGCCGGGCCAATCGGGCCTCCTGCCGCAACTCGCCGCCCACGTACCAGCGAAACTCCAGATAGTCGGTCAGGATCAGATTATCCAGGGCGCTGCGGTAGCGTTTAAGCTGGTCGGTGCGTTCGGTTTCAGCGAGGGATTTGCCCACGTCTTTGGCTTCGATGTAGCCGACGGTCAGGCCATTGCGGGTGATAATGTAGTCCGGTGCGCCGCAAGCGATGCGTTGCGGTTCATTGGTGGCGGTCACCTGCGGATCAAGGGATTCGAGCAGGGCCTTCAGGGCGGGTCGATGGGTATGTTCCGTGGCGTTGCCGGCCTGGAGGGCATTTTCGACCGCCTGGAGGTAGTCTTTAAAACCAACCGTCATTTGCGTTAACCTTCGAGGCGCTCTACGCCAATTTTGAAGTCACTTCGGTGCACCGAAGTGACTAATCAACATGATATCATTAACGATACTCCGACGGTGCCGATCATTTTCATGCCGGAACTTTACCTCATTAGACGATACAGAAAAATTGGGGAGGTATCAAGGAAAAATACTCGCCTTCCTGGTCTATAGATATCCTTTTGCCAATATCCCCGGGATCTCCTCAGCCGGCAATGGCCGGCTGAACAAGTAGCCCTGGATTTCGTCGCATCCATGTTCCTGCAGGAAGGACAATTGCTCCTCCGTCTCCACACCTTCGGCAATGGTCTTCAAATTCAGGCTGTGCGCCATAGCGATAATCGCCCTGATGATTGCCTGATCTCTGGGGTCGGACGCCAAGCCCTTGACAAAGGACTGATCTATCTTCAAAAAATCCAGCGGCAACCGTTTCAAATAGCTCAGCGAAGAATAGCCCGTGCCGAAATCATCAATCGTAATCCCTATCCCCATCGCTTTTATTTCCATCAAGATTTGA
The window above is part of the Deltaproteobacteria bacterium genome. Proteins encoded here:
- a CDS encoding DNA methyltransferase; its protein translation is MTVGFKDYLQAVENALQAGNATEHTHRPALKALLESLDPQVTATNEPQRIACGAPDYIITRNGLTVGYIEAKDVGKSLAETERTDQLKRYRSALDNLILTDYLEFRWYVGGELRQEARLARPQADGKLKIEKDSLKDVAEMLQNFLVHEPQAVSTPKDLACRLARLTHIVRDIIITAFATGQASLLLQGWREAFARVLLADLNLPEKTSEFADMFAQTLAYGLFTARMMDDTAAVFTRQRAQYLIPKSNPFLRDFFIQITGPQLDDEPFASFVNDLVDLLNHTDMEAVLTDFGRRTRREDPIVHFYETFLAAYDPKLREARGVYYTPEPVVSYIVRSVDALLKARFNCPQGLADSSTITIPNADPALTVKGKKQPRKTTESHKVLILDPATGTGTFLYAVIDQIRGQFMQQGNAGMWPGYVKNHLLPRLFGFELLMAPYAVAHFKLSLQLAGRDLPEALRDRWAYHASDGERLGVFLTNSLEEAHEMTGLPLFTQWVADESNAANEVKTRLPVLVVMGNPPYSGHSANKSAWISGLLRGRLPDGGKTGNYYEVDGQPLGERNPKWLQDDYVKFIRFGQWRIEQSGQGILAFITNHGYLDNPTFRGMRQSLMQTFTDIYILNLHGNAKKRETAPDGGKDENVFDIQQGVAIGIFVKQPGKNGPANVYHADLTGTRAKKYEQLFAQDVEKTDWQLLKPQSPFYLFSPQNVDLLGEYNQGWKITDVIPVNVLGFQTHRDDFAVDFDYDVLRRRIEEMRDTSLTDEEFRQKYNLRDNTGWQLAKARIELRNNANWASYLIKCSYRPCDQRYAYFTEIVIDRPRRELKEHVAGKENLCILSSRQQGTVGYRHAWVAKTPANDCVISTKSREANQVFPLYLYPTAAAAKQSSLLDVAPWPADDAHGGRTPNLDPKFVAEMAQKLGLTFIPNAAGDLQTTFGPEDIFYYIYALFHSPTYRNRYAEFLKIDFPRVPLTADATLFQTLCGLGKELVGLHLLESPQVAEFSTRYPVAGDNRVEKGYPHYAPPQADRPGRVNINKSQYFEDVAPEVWEFHIGGYQVLDKWLKDRQGRQLSYDDLTHYQHVVAALQKTIELMEKIDNAVPQWPVE
- a CDS encoding cache domain-containing protein, with the protein product MKMRNRSSYPDSPHPGNGHPGDWLSKPYSIWFTAGVLFVLIFGIAIFLGWRQFETARHNALTADKTTANLLADLILEHNKATIGIIQSYAHRPLFIAAVKNKDVAGVHRHLSDLKKNAEIDLTFVTDKRGILWVNLPSFPESIGKDLSYRDWYKGISTHWKPYISTVFKLIVGDKPLAVAVCVPIVDEKERPIGILASSQRLGFLVDAIQKVTFSPYTTVNVIDRTGKILYSNKFPYRENITDYRFFPILETVVKEKKQQIEMNDQQKDHEKSYLTVVPGGDIGWTVIIERSLKDIYRSEFGRFIEIGAISFLLFLLITFFLIYLR